The following proteins are encoded in a genomic region of Fusarium oxysporum f. sp. lycopersici 4287 chromosome 1, whole genome shotgun sequence:
- a CDS encoding hypothetical protein (At least one base has a quality score < 10) — MSQYSSGPAEKDLKHDYENDQPALNNTPSIAGEAQVHDDVFGDITDEGPNYRAVGWIGTVALMMKTQVGLGVLSIPAVFDVLGILPGIICLIVIAAITTWSDYMIGVFKRNHPQIYGIDDAGFLIFGRVGREIFGIAFCLFWIFVAGSGMLGISIGLNAVSLHGTCTAVFVAVAAICGFLLASVRTLGRISMLAWVGLVCIMTAIFTVTIAVGVQDRPAAAPQEGHWKSDWKVIGNPSFTEAISSISSLIFAYAGTPGFFAIAAEMKRPEHYTRSLLICQTGVTITYIVIGCVVYLYCGSYVASPALGSAGHLIKRVAYGISLPGLLATTVLVIHFAAKYVFVRLLRGTKHLSSNSAIHWGTWLACTIITTVIAYLIASGIPVFGGLVSLVGALLGTLMSFQLYGFMWLYDNWAKGKRDPNMKWYLMVAFSVFVIVSGTFLMIGGTYGSIVGIIDSYKASGGSAAFSCADNSNST, encoded by the exons ATGTCACAATACTCTAGCGGTCCTGCTGAGAAGGACCTCAAGCATGATTACGAGAATGATCAACCAGCTTTGAACAACACGCCTTCTATCGCTGGCGAAGCGCAAGTTCACGATGATGTCTTTGGTGATATCACTGATGAAGGTCCCAACTACCGCGCT GTCGGCTGGATCGGCACCGTCGCTCTCATGATGAAGACCCAGGTCGGCCTGGGTGTTCTGTCTATCCCAGCTGTGTTCGACGTCCTCGGTATCCTCCCCGGCATCATCtgcctcatcgtcatcgccgccatCACAACATGGTCCGATTACATGATTGGCGTCTTCAAGCGCAACCATCCTCAAATCTACGGTATCGACGATGCAGGCTTTCTGATCTTCGGCCGAGTCGGACGCGAGATCTTCGGTATTGCTTTCTGCCTCT TCTGGATCTTCGTTGCAGGATCTGGTATGCTCGGTATCTCAATCGGTCTCAACGCCGTCTCTCTTCACGGTACCTGCACGGCTGTGTTCGTCGCTGTTGCTGCTATCTGCGGATTCCTGCTGGCCAGTGTTCGCACCCTTGGTCGTATCAGCATGCTCGCCTGGGTCGGCCTCGTTTGCATCATGACTGCTATTTTCACAGTCACCATTGCAGTTGGTGTTCAGGATCGACCTGCAGCTGCTCCTCAAGAGGGTCACTGGAAGTCTGACTGGAAGGTTATTGGAAATCCCAGTTTCACTGAggccatttcttccatctcatctctcatcTTTGCTTATGCTGGTACTCCTGGATTCTT TGCCATCGCTGCTGAGATGAAGCGCCCTGAGCATTATACCCGATCTCTCCTCATCTGCCAAACTGGTGTCACCATCACCTACATCGTCATCGGCTGCGTCGTCTACCTCTACTGCGGTTCATACGTCGCCTCGCCAGCTCTCGGTTCAGCCGGCCATCTTATCAAGCGCGTCGCCTATGGCATCTCCCTCCCCGGCCTTCTCGCGACAACCGTCCTCGTCATTCACTTCGCCGCCAAATACGTCTTCGTCCGCCTCCTCCGCGGAACAAAgcatctctcctccaacagcGCTATCCACTGGGGAACTTGGCTCGCTtgcaccatcatcaccaccgtCATCGCCTACCTGATCGCCTCCGGTATTCCTGTCTTTGGTGGTCTTGTCTCCCTCGTTGGTGCCCTGCTCGGCACGCTCATGTCGTTCCAGCTGTACGGCTTCATGTGGCTGTATGACAACTGGGCCAAGGGCAAGCGTGATCCTAATATGAAGTGGTACCTCATGGTTGCTTTCAGCGTCTTTGTTATTGTCTCCGGTACTTTCCTTATGATCGGTGGTACTTATGGATCTATTGTTGGAATTATCGACTCGTACAAGGCTTCTGGTGGCTCTGCTGCTTTCTCTTGTGCTGACAACTCGAATTCCACTTAA